In Stenotrophomonas sp. 610A2, one DNA window encodes the following:
- a CDS encoding TetR/AcrR family transcriptional regulator, with protein MVRRTRVEMEATRASLLATARRVFAERGYADTSMDDLTAQAGLTRGALYHHFGDKKGLLAAVVEQIDAETDARLQAISNAATDPWLGFQQRCRAYLDMVLEPEIQRIVLRDARAVLGGATLDSQRHCVDSMQRLIEDLVRQGVIDEVDAQALASLIYGSLAEAAFWIAEGTDGDVRLRKCTGALELMLRGLTQR; from the coding sequence TTGGTCCGTCGTACCCGCGTTGAAATGGAGGCCACCCGCGCCTCATTGCTGGCCACAGCCCGTCGAGTGTTCGCCGAACGCGGCTATGCGGATACATCGATGGACGATCTCACCGCCCAGGCCGGCCTGACCCGTGGCGCGCTGTATCACCATTTCGGCGACAAGAAAGGCTTGCTGGCAGCCGTGGTCGAGCAGATCGATGCAGAGACGGATGCCCGGCTGCAGGCCATCAGCAACGCCGCCACCGATCCCTGGCTGGGCTTCCAGCAGCGCTGCCGCGCCTACCTGGACATGGTGCTGGAGCCGGAAATCCAGCGCATCGTCCTGCGTGACGCGCGTGCGGTGCTGGGCGGAGCGACGCTGGATTCGCAGCGGCATTGCGTGGATTCGATGCAGCGACTGATCGAAGACCTCGTTCGCCAGGGCGTAATCGACGAGGTGGATGCGCAGGCCCTGGCATCGCTGATCTACGGCAGCCTTGCCGAGGCGGCGTTCTGGATCGCCGAAGGTACGGACGGCGACGTGCGGCTGCGCAAATGCACGGGCGCATTGGAGCTGATGCTGCGCGGGTTGACCCAGCGATAG
- a CDS encoding sigma-70 family RNA polymerase sigma factor: protein MAAIEFTAHRQIESLYADHHGWLSSWLRRRLGNAADAADLAQDAFVRLLTRPVPLASAPQARQYLRTMANGMCIDLWRRREVEEAWLDALAAHPEAVEPSAEDRAIVIETLCRVSAMLERLPEKVASAFVLSQLHGLRYREIAERLQVSERMVKKYMARAMLHCVLLEAGNGC, encoded by the coding sequence GTGGCTGCAATCGAGTTCACCGCACATCGACAGATTGAAAGCCTGTATGCCGACCATCATGGCTGGCTGAGCAGTTGGCTTCGGCGTCGGCTGGGCAATGCCGCCGATGCTGCCGATCTCGCCCAGGACGCCTTCGTACGCCTGCTGACGCGGCCGGTGCCGCTGGCCAGCGCGCCACAGGCGCGCCAGTACCTGCGAACGATGGCCAACGGCATGTGCATCGACCTGTGGCGGCGGCGCGAGGTGGAGGAGGCGTGGCTGGACGCCCTGGCCGCGCATCCAGAAGCAGTGGAGCCGTCCGCCGAGGACCGCGCCATCGTCATCGAAACCCTGTGCAGGGTCAGTGCGATGTTGGAGCGCTTGCCGGAAAAGGTTGCCTCTGCCTTTGTGCTGTCGCAGCTGCATGGCCTGCGCTATCGCGAGATCGCCGAGCGCCTGCAGGTGTCCGAGCGCATGGTGAAGAAATACATGGCGCGGGCAATGTTGCATTGTGTGCTGCTCGAAGCCGGCAACGGTTGCTGA
- a CDS encoding MFS transporter, with the protein MQTHSSTATAVAHPWLAVVAVALATFSVVTTEMLPVGLLTPIAQDLAISAGNAGLLISAPALLAALFAPMVVIAAGGINRRRILCGLLMLLVVANAASALAPNMAWMLAARLLVGVCMGGIWAIAGGLAIRLVVAQRVGLATAIIFGGVAAASVLGVPLGAWIGELFGWRQAFAGMALLSTLVLLLHVAVIPSLPVIASIQLRHFAGQLRNRQVLLGLGLTLLLVTGHFAAFTYVRPLLELVSGVDTAWIGGLLLAYGIAGIVGNFLVGLIAPRNVSAAVITIAAGLLATSILLLSVGDAPLHGGLLLLLWGLAYGGVSVGLMTWMMQAAAKPGSESGFVPKPDSDPGLAIEVNSALYVGAFNVGIALGAWAGGRLLDQAGLGGNLSATAVLAATALLLCIASMVCGRRC; encoded by the coding sequence ATGCAAACCCACTCTTCCACGGCAACGGCCGTGGCCCATCCGTGGCTGGCAGTTGTAGCTGTCGCGCTTGCGACCTTCTCGGTTGTGACCACGGAAATGTTGCCGGTCGGCCTGCTCACTCCAATTGCCCAGGATCTTGCTATCAGCGCCGGCAATGCAGGCCTGCTGATCTCCGCGCCAGCGTTGCTGGCGGCACTGTTCGCACCGATGGTGGTGATCGCCGCCGGCGGTATCAACCGACGCAGGATCCTGTGCGGTTTGCTGATGCTGCTGGTAGTGGCCAATGCCGCATCCGCACTGGCGCCGAACATGGCGTGGATGCTTGCAGCCAGGTTGCTGGTTGGCGTGTGCATGGGCGGGATCTGGGCGATTGCAGGCGGTTTGGCGATACGACTGGTCGTCGCGCAACGCGTGGGATTGGCCACCGCCATCATTTTTGGTGGCGTTGCAGCAGCCTCGGTGCTGGGCGTGCCGCTGGGCGCGTGGATCGGTGAATTGTTTGGATGGCGTCAGGCATTCGCCGGCATGGCATTGCTGAGCACGCTGGTGTTGCTGCTGCATGTTGCGGTGATTCCTTCGCTTCCCGTCATCGCATCGATACAGCTGCGTCATTTCGCGGGGCAACTGCGCAATCGCCAGGTGTTGCTCGGGCTGGGTTTGACGCTATTGCTGGTTACCGGTCACTTCGCGGCGTTCACTTACGTGCGACCGCTGCTGGAACTGGTCTCGGGAGTGGACACCGCCTGGATTGGCGGCCTGCTGCTGGCCTATGGCATCGCCGGCATCGTCGGCAACTTCCTGGTCGGTCTGATTGCCCCGCGCAATGTATCGGCAGCGGTGATCACCATTGCAGCAGGCCTGCTTGCCACCTCGATCCTGCTTCTCTCCGTCGGCGATGCGCCCCTGCACGGAGGCCTGCTGCTCCTGCTATGGGGCCTAGCCTACGGCGGTGTATCGGTTGGACTGATGACCTGGATGATGCAGGCAGCAGCAAAACCGGGGTCAGAGTCGGGTTTCGTTCCGAAACCCGACTCTGACCCCGGTTTAGCCATAGAAGTGAACAGCGCGCTGTACGTGGGCGCCTTCAATGTCGGCATAGCGCTGGGCGCATGGGCAGGAGGTCGTCTGCTCGACCAGGCTGGCCTGGGCGGGAATCTGTCGGCTACGGCAGTGCTTGCAGCGACCGCTCTGCTGTTGTGCATCGCTTCGATGGTTTGCGGTCGACGCTGTTGA
- a CDS encoding FecR domain-containing protein, with protein sequence MPSPSAAADHAALEQAAWWYATLLDAEDDAEQQARWRQWLQEPSHARAWAQVEAVSRQFAPLRGEHQRGAADAGLKAARRVSSSRRRVLSGLASLATLGVIGWQYPRIRHEWSARTADYRTATGEIRDTGLADGSRVWLAPGSALDVDYSPELRRLQLHEGEILVQTAADARRGFVVETAVARLRALGTRFNVRLQAQALHLAVLEGAVKVSAAGLVSVVEAGQRLRVDAAGIGPTQFADPGIDAWTRGILMADQMPLAELVAELSRYRPGHLGVAPEIAGLPVAGVFPLHDPDAALAMLERSLPVRVSRSLPWWTTLQPRH encoded by the coding sequence ATGCCATCGCCTTCCGCCGCTGCCGATCACGCCGCGCTGGAGCAGGCTGCCTGGTGGTACGCCACCCTGCTTGATGCCGAGGACGATGCCGAGCAGCAGGCACGCTGGCGGCAATGGCTGCAGGAACCCAGCCATGCCCGCGCCTGGGCGCAGGTGGAAGCGGTCAGCCGCCAGTTCGCGCCCCTGCGCGGCGAGCATCAGCGCGGGGCAGCCGATGCGGGTCTGAAGGCGGCGCGTCGGGTGAGCAGCAGCCGTCGTCGCGTTTTGTCGGGGCTGGCATCGTTGGCCACGCTTGGCGTCATCGGTTGGCAATACCCGCGCATCCGCCACGAATGGTCGGCGCGCACCGCGGACTACCGCACCGCTACCGGCGAGATCCGCGACACCGGCCTCGCCGACGGCAGCCGTGTCTGGCTTGCCCCTGGCAGTGCGCTGGACGTGGACTACAGCCCCGAGCTGCGTCGCTTGCAGCTGCATGAAGGCGAGATCCTTGTGCAGACCGCAGCCGACGCGCGGCGCGGCTTCGTGGTCGAAACCGCCGTGGCCCGGCTGCGTGCGCTGGGCACGCGCTTCAACGTGCGTCTGCAGGCGCAGGCGCTGCACTTGGCCGTGCTTGAAGGCGCGGTGAAGGTAAGCGCGGCGGGTCTGGTCAGCGTGGTCGAGGCCGGGCAACGGCTGCGCGTCGATGCTGCCGGCATCGGCCCGACGCAATTCGCCGACCCGGGCATCGATGCATGGACTCGCGGCATCCTGATGGCCGACCAGATGCCGCTTGCCGAACTGGTTGCCGAGCTGTCGCGTTACCGGCCCGGCCATCTGGGCGTTGCGCCGGAGATCGCCGGCTTGCCAGTAGCAGGCGTGTTCCCGCTGCATGACCCGGATGCTGCCCTGGCCATGCTCGAACGCAGCCTGCCGGTGCGCGTAAGCCGCAGCTTGCCGTGGTGGACGACGCTGCAACCGCGGCACTGA
- a CDS encoding MFS transporter yields the protein MASAYRTLFSAPGSAAFTLAGLLARLPLPMTGIGIITLLAQLRGSYALAGAVSATFVLSYALASPRVSRWVDRHGQAKVLPLASAASAVGMLLIVLASHWQAPDWLLFAGAVLAGCMPSMSAMIRARWTALYRGQAQLQTAYSLETVLDEVSFIAGPPLAIGLCVALCPQAGVLCAAVLLAIGTAMLALQRTTQPQPDALPANSVSQSVIAITEVRLLALLMVAMGVIVGTIDITSVAFAEQHGQPFAASLVLSAYAVGSCAAGLAFGALKLKAPLHQLLLLGGAATALTTLPLLLVTSLSTLATSVLLAGVFFAPTMIVVMSLVERSVPPQQLTEGMTWLLAGLNVGVALGAAATGQRVDAAGAEAGFAVSAVAGAAVLLLSICAARRLHPCLQQSTNAC from the coding sequence ATGGCCAGCGCCTACCGCACGCTCTTTTCTGCACCCGGCTCCGCCGCCTTCACCCTCGCCGGGCTGCTGGCTCGCCTGCCACTGCCGATGACCGGTATCGGCATCATCACCTTGTTGGCACAGCTGCGCGGCAGCTATGCCTTGGCCGGCGCGGTGTCGGCGACCTTCGTCCTGAGCTATGCGCTGGCATCGCCGCGCGTCTCGCGCTGGGTCGATCGCCATGGCCAGGCAAAGGTCTTGCCGCTGGCATCGGCGGCAAGTGCTGTGGGCATGCTGCTGATCGTCCTCGCCAGCCATTGGCAGGCACCGGATTGGTTGCTGTTCGCCGGGGCTGTGCTGGCCGGATGCATGCCGAGTATGTCGGCGATGATCAGGGCCCGTTGGACCGCCCTTTACCGTGGGCAAGCGCAGTTGCAGACGGCGTACTCGCTGGAAACGGTACTTGATGAGGTGAGTTTCATCGCAGGGCCGCCTTTGGCTATTGGCTTGTGCGTTGCCTTGTGCCCGCAGGCCGGCGTGCTGTGTGCCGCGGTGCTGCTGGCGATTGGCACAGCAATGCTTGCCTTGCAGCGGACAACCCAGCCGCAGCCCGATGCGCTTCCTGCAAACAGCGTTTCCCAATCGGTGATCGCAATCACCGAGGTGCGACTGCTTGCACTGCTGATGGTGGCAATGGGCGTGATCGTTGGCACCATAGACATCACCAGCGTGGCCTTCGCCGAACAGCACGGTCAACCCTTTGCCGCCAGTCTCGTACTGTCTGCCTACGCAGTAGGTTCCTGTGCGGCTGGGCTGGCGTTCGGCGCGCTGAAACTGAAAGCGCCCCTGCATCAACTGCTGCTTCTGGGGGGCGCGGCGACAGCACTTACCACCCTGCCCTTGCTGTTGGTAACGAGCCTGTCCACGCTCGCAACAAGCGTGTTGCTGGCTGGCGTGTTCTTTGCGCCCACGATGATCGTGGTGATGTCGCTGGTCGAGCGCAGCGTGCCGCCGCAGCAGCTCACCGAAGGCATGACCTGGCTGCTGGCCGGACTGAATGTTGGCGTTGCGCTCGGCGCCGCAGCAACCGGGCAACGCGTGGACGCTGCAGGTGCCGAGGCGGGCTTCGCCGTGAGCGCAGTCGCTGGTGCAGCGGTGCTGCTGTTGTCGATCTGCGCTGCCCGACGCCTGCATCCCTGCCTGCAGCAATCCACCAACGCCTGCTGA